Proteins encoded by one window of Geobacter sp. DSM 9736:
- a CDS encoding OmpA family protein yields the protein MKHLFTIITLFILMVQAVFSHANPTETGSTGLITVPSADTLSSGNVCIGVWGDVSTTDGNRIGTVPVGLTLGLGTFWELYGSYPNLLLNGEETASAKGSAGLGTKLRFYGKSNSPLKIAADLFGERTVSDIPQQDGLTTLGARLIASLRADVLGLHLYGGYRFPDAPPGMSYDDEILYGAGLEYAITSRSKLVLEIIGNTNRDPSRDNLLEGTAGLQYYLSPHLTLNLAGGYGFTSSSPEWRAIIGLTTCQGIGTYIRPIPQLTKGPGSKKEPEVVKPVKIILLTPLLMNAATPAAPVSKLEVPVDADQEEIYIRPTAQVVIPPLPGATLPVQPLHAPSPPSQEPSRKEAQPTAPEEKGADQEADAPPGEGESPLYSVDVKGDKLDIAIVKSPAPAEKMKVYRKFRFPDITSEPNQLELSAEVKKSLSEVAELLRSDKQWAVIRVDAHTDGVGSAAYNMDLSMKRAIAIASYLTINEGLDHTKIFIKGMGKTRLISDNATSTGRKANRRFEILLLAPRKAS from the coding sequence ATGAAACATCTTTTCACGATCATCACGTTATTTATTCTCATGGTGCAGGCAGTCTTCTCCCATGCCAATCCCACAGAGACCGGCAGCACCGGTCTAATAACTGTTCCGAGTGCAGATACCCTTTCTTCGGGAAATGTGTGCATAGGAGTCTGGGGAGATGTTAGCACCACAGACGGAAACCGTATCGGGACCGTTCCGGTTGGACTGACTTTAGGGCTCGGTACGTTCTGGGAATTGTATGGCAGTTATCCGAACCTGCTCTTGAATGGGGAGGAAACCGCCTCAGCAAAGGGCAGTGCCGGACTCGGGACCAAGCTACGCTTCTACGGCAAAAGTAATTCCCCTCTAAAAATCGCCGCGGATTTGTTTGGAGAGCGGACGGTATCCGATATCCCTCAACAGGACGGCCTCACAACTCTCGGTGCGAGGCTCATAGCCTCCCTGCGAGCTGATGTTTTGGGACTCCATTTATATGGAGGGTATCGCTTCCCAGACGCCCCCCCCGGGATGTCATACGATGACGAGATCCTTTACGGCGCCGGGCTTGAATACGCCATAACCTCACGCTCGAAGCTGGTTCTGGAGATTATCGGCAATACCAACCGTGATCCCTCCCGCGACAACCTCCTGGAAGGGACGGCGGGACTCCAATACTACCTTTCTCCACACCTTACGCTCAACCTCGCAGGAGGATACGGTTTCACCTCTTCAAGTCCGGAGTGGCGCGCCATTATCGGTTTAACTACCTGCCAGGGGATCGGGACTTATATCAGGCCTATACCTCAATTAACAAAGGGACCTGGCAGTAAGAAAGAACCGGAAGTAGTGAAGCCGGTTAAAATAATTCTTCTAACTCCACTCCTCATGAATGCTGCTACTCCTGCTGCCCCCGTGAGCAAACTTGAAGTACCCGTCGATGCAGATCAGGAAGAAATATATATCCGACCGACGGCCCAGGTTGTAATTCCTCCACTACCAGGAGCCACTCTTCCAGTTCAACCCCTTCATGCACCGTCTCCGCCGTCTCAGGAACCATCGCGAAAGGAAGCGCAGCCAACGGCTCCTGAGGAAAAGGGTGCAGATCAGGAAGCGGACGCTCCTCCCGGAGAGGGCGAGTCTCCCCTCTATAGCGTTGATGTGAAGGGGGACAAGCTGGATATTGCGATCGTCAAATCGCCCGCTCCAGCAGAGAAAATGAAGGTGTACCGTAAGTTTCGATTTCCTGATATTACCTCCGAACCAAATCAGCTGGAACTATCGGCGGAGGTGAAGAAATCTCTCTCTGAAGTGGCTGAGCTCCTGCGAAGCGATAAGCAATGGGCTGTAATCCGGGTCGACGCACATACAGACGGTGTAGGATCTGCCGCGTACAACATGGATCTGTCGATGAAGCGCGCCATCGCAATCGCGAGTTATCTCACCATTAACGAAGGACTTGATCACACCAAGATTTTCATCAAGGGGATGGGCAAAACCCGGTTGATCTCCGACAATGCCACCAGCACCGGGAGGAAGGCGAATCGCAGGTTCGAGATTCTGCTGCTTGCGCCACGTAAGGCATCATAG
- the infA gene encoding translation initiation factor IF-1 codes for MSKEEAIEVEGTVIEPLPNAMFRVKLENDHVVLAHISGKMRKYFIKILPGDKVTVELSPYDLTRGRITYRVK; via the coding sequence ATGAGTAAGGAAGAAGCAATTGAAGTCGAAGGCACGGTGATAGAGCCGTTGCCCAATGCAATGTTCCGGGTTAAGCTGGAAAACGATCATGTCGTCCTTGCCCATATCTCCGGGAAAATGAGAAAGTATTTCATCAAAATACTTCCTGGAGACAAAGTGACCGTAGAACTCTCTCCGTATGACCTCACCAGGGGCCGTATTACCTACCGTGTAAAATAG
- a CDS encoding dihydroorotate dehydrogenase electron transfer subunit: MQFKSMVISNHEVSPGYYRMRLTAPREMREASPGQFVMVKVHDAIDPLLRRPFGIFDVGVIPAEYDGCEPQTYLEMLYRVVGKGTAMMSSLHHGDRLDLLAPLGAGFVQGDPAEEKVLVGGGIGLAPLYYLAKEMVQHSRVRLFIGGRTREDILCVTEFERLGIETYVSTDDGTLGASGLVTDVMERHLTENPGPKTIFACGPMPMLKAVAQIAGRRGIACQVSLEAYMACGMGACLGCVVKGREHAEGHPDYRCVCKDGPVFDFEQLLWI, translated from the coding sequence ATGCAGTTTAAATCGATGGTCATCTCAAACCATGAAGTTTCACCGGGATACTACCGTATGCGCCTCACTGCACCGCGGGAGATGCGGGAAGCCAGTCCCGGGCAGTTCGTGATGGTAAAGGTGCATGACGCCATCGATCCGCTGCTGAGGCGACCGTTCGGAATTTTCGATGTCGGAGTCATTCCCGCGGAATACGACGGGTGTGAACCTCAAACCTACCTTGAGATGCTCTACCGGGTTGTGGGGAAGGGTACCGCCATGATGTCGTCGCTTCATCACGGGGACCGCCTCGACCTGCTGGCTCCTTTGGGAGCTGGTTTTGTACAGGGAGATCCTGCAGAGGAAAAGGTCCTTGTCGGTGGAGGCATTGGTCTTGCCCCGCTCTACTATCTGGCAAAGGAGATGGTGCAGCATTCGCGGGTTCGTCTTTTTATAGGCGGACGGACACGGGAAGACATCCTCTGCGTCACCGAATTCGAACGCCTCGGCATAGAGACCTACGTTTCGACCGACGACGGCACTCTCGGTGCCAGCGGACTCGTCACTGATGTGATGGAGCGCCATCTGACGGAGAATCCCGGACCGAAGACCATCTTTGCGTGCGGTCCGATGCCGATGCTTAAGGCTGTCGCCCAAATCGCTGGTCGGCGCGGAATAGCGTGTCAGGTCTCCCTGGAAGCGTATATGGCGTGCGGCATGGGAGCCTGTCTCGGCTGTGTGGTAAAGGGGCGCGAACACGCGGAAGGGCATCCTGATTACCGGTGTGTCTGCAAGGATGGCCCGGTATTTGATTTTGAACAGCTCCTCTGGATCTGA
- a CDS encoding KamA family radical SAM protein — MEQWQEAVKESIVDVERLAARFSVDPEPLRTVAATYPLRITPHYLSLIEQAGDPIWRQCIPDVQELADDGLLADPLDEENLSPVPGLIHRYPDRVVLLASLNCAVYCRFCMRKRRVGLDVECARSVDEAITYIAECGRIRDVLISGGDPLLLDDERLEQILARLHGIPHVEMIRIGTRVPVTLPERITEGLCRMLKRYHPVYINTHFNHPLEITPVSAKACAMLVDAGVPLGNQTVLLRGVNDDCQTMVRLMRRLLEIRVRPYYLHQMDLVRGTGHFRTSVRRGLQIMESMRGHISGLAIPHYVIDLPGGKGKVPLLPGQVDMRGNLLQLRTYRGEVVTYSDLSDQEL, encoded by the coding sequence ATGGAACAGTGGCAGGAAGCGGTAAAGGAAAGTATTGTCGACGTGGAACGCCTTGCCGCGCGTTTCTCCGTCGATCCTGAACCGCTTCGCACTGTTGCCGCCACCTACCCGCTACGGATCACTCCTCACTATCTGAGCCTCATCGAGCAGGCGGGAGACCCGATCTGGCGCCAGTGTATCCCTGACGTGCAGGAGTTGGCCGACGATGGCCTGTTGGCGGACCCTCTCGACGAAGAGAATCTGAGTCCGGTGCCAGGCCTCATTCACAGGTACCCTGACCGTGTAGTGCTCCTTGCTTCGTTGAACTGCGCGGTCTACTGCCGCTTTTGCATGCGAAAGCGCCGTGTGGGGCTGGATGTCGAATGCGCCCGCTCGGTCGATGAGGCCATCACTTACATCGCAGAATGCGGACGTATCAGGGATGTGCTCATTTCAGGAGGGGACCCGCTTCTTCTGGACGATGAGCGGCTAGAGCAGATTCTTGCGCGGTTGCACGGGATTCCGCACGTCGAGATGATACGTATTGGAACGAGAGTGCCTGTTACCTTGCCGGAGAGAATAACAGAGGGGCTATGCCGGATGCTGAAGCGCTATCATCCGGTGTACATAAATACCCATTTCAATCACCCGCTGGAAATTACTCCGGTATCCGCTAAAGCCTGCGCAATGCTTGTCGATGCAGGCGTGCCCTTGGGAAACCAGACGGTACTGCTAAGGGGGGTTAACGACGATTGTCAGACAATGGTCCGGCTCATGCGCCGGCTTCTCGAGATCCGAGTTCGACCCTACTACCTGCATCAGATGGATCTAGTGAGGGGGACGGGGCATTTCCGCACCAGCGTCCGCAGGGGTCTGCAGATCATGGAGTCGATGCGTGGGCACATTTCGGGCCTAGCAATTCCTCACTACGTGATCGATTTGCCTGGAGGGAAAGGGAAGGTACCGCTGTTGCCGGGACAGGTAGACATGCGAGGAAACCTGCTCCAGCTGCGGACGTACCGTGGGGAGGTAGTCACTTATTCCGACCTCTCGGACCAGGAGTTATAG
- a CDS encoding Na/Pi cotransporter family protein, with amino-acid sequence MHHSFPWEALGGLGLFILGMKFMSEGLQKIAGERIRWLLEKIAGNRLSAALVGGCLSSLLQSSSAASIIVIGFVNAGLISLYQALGVLLGTGIGATVAVQFIAFKVSIYSLPVIFVGVLLKFFCRRRRWVYLGDMLLGAGLVFLGLQTMESGFAPLSHSTMVHALHNHLFSWRVTAVALGAALTFLTQSSSAAIGVIIAMAGSGMLSFTAGAAMVLGDVIGTSLIAAIASISGSLASKRTALVFFLINLTAVLLVLLFFPAFLKLVHIISPGTADLAVPGQFSDTSLVRPNIARHLANVHTVFSCICLLIFLPLVGFLARSARSILPGREGDMDIEPRAKYIDSRVINTPTIALLQVRNELKRMGEIARSMFGEVAEQFFRYDARRTTRLRQKEELLDILQREIAGFLVLLSRQPLNSATSMQIPVMLQMVTSLEHIGDQNETIVRCLMRKKEDRIIFSGAAMSELRNLSARVSEMVDLAVESLAGNRRVDEGAVQQLKDSLTEQHENMKRNHLSRLTAGKCTVLAGVLYSDIATAFMKIAEYADSIMEIDRRFMDESSAGGN; translated from the coding sequence ATGCATCATTCCTTCCCCTGGGAGGCGCTCGGGGGACTGGGACTGTTTATCCTCGGCATGAAGTTCATGTCTGAAGGGCTCCAGAAAATTGCCGGTGAGCGTATAAGGTGGTTACTGGAGAAGATTGCCGGCAACCGTCTCAGCGCAGCTCTCGTCGGAGGATGTCTCTCCTCGTTGCTCCAGTCCAGCAGTGCCGCTTCCATAATTGTGATAGGTTTCGTGAATGCCGGCCTGATATCTCTCTATCAGGCACTGGGCGTACTCCTTGGCACCGGGATCGGCGCCACCGTCGCAGTTCAGTTCATAGCCTTTAAAGTCTCCATCTACTCCCTGCCCGTTATTTTCGTCGGGGTGCTGCTTAAATTCTTCTGTCGGCGCCGGAGGTGGGTATACCTCGGCGACATGCTGCTTGGTGCCGGACTCGTGTTTCTAGGCCTCCAGACGATGGAAAGCGGTTTTGCACCACTTAGCCACAGCACGATGGTACATGCCCTGCACAACCACCTCTTTTCCTGGCGAGTCACCGCCGTAGCTCTGGGCGCGGCACTTACCTTCCTTACGCAGTCGAGCAGCGCCGCCATCGGGGTTATTATTGCCATGGCCGGAAGCGGCATGTTGAGCTTCACTGCCGGGGCCGCCATGGTCCTCGGCGACGTCATCGGCACATCTCTCATTGCCGCAATTGCCAGCATCAGCGGAAGTCTTGCCTCAAAGCGGACTGCTCTTGTTTTCTTCCTCATCAACCTTACGGCTGTTCTGCTGGTACTTCTCTTCTTCCCGGCGTTTCTCAAACTCGTCCATATCATTTCACCAGGAACCGCCGACCTGGCTGTTCCTGGTCAATTTTCGGATACCTCGCTCGTGCGGCCCAATATTGCACGTCATCTCGCAAATGTGCATACCGTCTTCAGCTGCATCTGTCTCCTGATCTTTCTCCCTCTGGTTGGATTCCTCGCCAGGTCGGCGAGGAGCATTCTTCCTGGAAGAGAGGGGGACATGGACATCGAGCCTCGTGCCAAGTACATCGACAGCCGTGTCATCAATACTCCCACAATAGCGCTTCTGCAGGTCAGAAACGAGCTGAAGCGGATGGGGGAGATAGCCCGGTCGATGTTCGGCGAGGTGGCCGAACAGTTCTTCAGGTACGACGCCAGGAGGACAACCCGACTGAGACAGAAGGAGGAACTCCTTGATATTCTGCAGCGGGAGATTGCGGGTTTCCTCGTGCTCCTGTCGCGCCAGCCTCTCAATTCGGCGACTTCGATGCAGATCCCGGTCATGCTCCAGATGGTCACGAGCCTCGAACACATCGGTGATCAGAACGAGACCATCGTCAGGTGCCTCATGAGGAAAAAGGAGGATCGGATCATCTTTTCGGGGGCCGCAATGTCAGAACTTCGCAATCTGTCGGCGCGAGTCTCGGAGATGGTCGACTTGGCCGTGGAATCCCTCGCAGGCAACCGGCGGGTCGACGAGGGGGCTGTTCAACAGCTCAAGGATTCCCTGACGGAACAGCATGAGAATATGAAAAGAAATCATCTGTCGCGGCTCACTGCCGGCAAATGCACCGTGCTCGCCGGAGTCCTTTACAGTGACATTGCAACGGCTTTCATGAAAATTGCAGAGTATGCAGACAGCATAATGGAGATCGACAGGAGGTTTATGGATGAGTCGTCCGCTGGCGGCAATTGA
- the efp gene encoding elongation factor P — MYTVADLRKGLKITLDGDPYVVIAFDFAKPGKGQALYRTKMRNMINGTILDRTYRSGETFEPAHLEERTMQFLYKEDNMYCFMDNQNYEQISIGEDAMGDAKNYLVDNISADVLLFKEKAIGINLPNFVNLRVVQTDPWVKGDTSGSDSKPATVETGYVLRVPPFIEEGELITIDTRTGEYSTRVKG; from the coding sequence ATGTACACTGTTGCGGATCTCAGAAAAGGATTGAAAATAACTCTCGACGGCGACCCCTACGTCGTTATCGCCTTCGATTTTGCAAAACCCGGAAAGGGTCAGGCTCTATACCGCACGAAGATGCGTAACATGATCAACGGCACCATACTCGACAGGACCTACCGATCCGGCGAGACCTTCGAACCTGCCCATCTGGAAGAAAGAACCATGCAGTTCCTCTATAAAGAGGACAATATGTACTGCTTCATGGACAACCAGAATTACGAGCAGATCTCCATCGGCGAAGATGCTATGGGAGATGCAAAAAACTACCTGGTCGACAATATTTCTGCAGATGTGCTCCTGTTCAAGGAGAAGGCTATCGGCATCAACCTTCCGAATTTTGTGAATCTGAGAGTAGTTCAGACCGACCCCTGGGTCAAGGGTGACACTTCAGGGAGCGACTCCAAGCCGGCTACGGTTGAAACAGGATACGTGCTCCGCGTACCCCCGTTCATCGAGGAAGGTGAACTGATCACCATCGATACCCGCACCGGCGAGTACTCGACGCGCGTCAAAGGATAG
- a CDS encoding integration host factor subunit beta: MNKSELIEALAAKKGLSFKKAEEIINTIFDTMSDALVAGNRIEIRGFGSFVVNEYKSYTGRNPKTGESIEVKPKKLPFFKVGKELKERVAKE; encoded by the coding sequence ATGAACAAATCCGAACTGATTGAAGCACTGGCAGCGAAGAAGGGGCTGTCGTTCAAGAAAGCCGAAGAGATTATCAATACCATCTTCGATACTATGAGCGATGCTTTGGTTGCCGGAAATCGCATCGAGATCAGGGGGTTCGGAAGTTTCGTCGTGAACGAGTATAAATCATACACCGGCAGGAACCCTAAGACAGGTGAATCCATAGAGGTCAAACCGAAAAAACTCCCTTTCTTCAAGGTAGGAAAGGAGTTGAAGGAGCGGGTTGCAAAGGAGTGA
- a CDS encoding dihydroorotate dehydrogenase, with protein sequence MTRPDMSVEIAGIKLRNPVLTASGTFGYGEEFAEYLDLEAIGAIITKGLSLKPRAGNPTPRIVETPGGMLNAIGLQNVGLDAFIEKKTPFLRTVSTPVIVNMFGNTVEEYAELAGKLDRVPEVAGIEVNISCPNVKQGGIVFGTDPKAAATVVTAVRKESTKPVIVKLSPNVTDVVEMANACAEAGADALSLINTLTGMAIDLRSRRPVLANVTGGLSGPAIKPVALRMVWQVAKAVKVPVIGIGGIMTADDALEFILAGATAVQVGTANFLDPSAAATIACGMEHYLTENGIGTVKELIGALQL encoded by the coding sequence ATGACCAGACCGGACATGTCGGTGGAGATAGCCGGCATCAAGCTGCGTAACCCCGTACTGACCGCATCCGGAACATTCGGATACGGCGAGGAATTTGCGGAATACCTCGATCTTGAAGCAATCGGCGCGATCATCACGAAGGGGCTCTCCCTGAAGCCTCGCGCGGGCAACCCTACTCCGCGTATCGTAGAGACGCCAGGAGGCATGCTTAACGCCATAGGGCTGCAGAATGTGGGGCTTGATGCTTTCATCGAGAAGAAGACTCCATTTCTGCGCACTGTATCGACGCCAGTTATTGTGAACATGTTTGGCAACACCGTGGAGGAGTATGCGGAGCTTGCGGGGAAGCTGGACCGGGTACCGGAGGTCGCGGGGATCGAGGTGAATATCTCCTGCCCCAACGTGAAGCAGGGAGGGATCGTTTTCGGCACTGATCCGAAGGCTGCTGCAACTGTGGTGACTGCTGTCCGCAAGGAATCGACCAAACCGGTGATAGTGAAACTCTCCCCAAATGTGACGGATGTGGTGGAAATGGCCAACGCCTGCGCTGAAGCCGGGGCGGATGCGCTATCTCTCATCAATACCCTTACCGGTATGGCGATAGATCTTCGCAGCCGCCGGCCTGTTCTTGCCAATGTCACCGGTGGGCTCTCCGGTCCCGCCATCAAGCCCGTCGCTCTGCGAATGGTATGGCAGGTGGCGAAGGCTGTAAAGGTGCCTGTTATCGGGATAGGCGGGATCATGACTGCCGATGATGCTCTTGAATTCATCCTTGCAGGAGCTACTGCCGTCCAGGTCGGAACGGCTAACTTTCTAGATCCCTCAGCCGCGGCAACTATTGCATGCGGAATGGAGCACTATCTGACTGAGAACGGAATCGGGACAGTTAAAGAACTGATCGGGGCACTCCAGCTTTAA
- the epmA gene encoding EF-P lysine aminoacylase EpmA → MMKNWHLRRRAPALAARAQVIQEIRRFFIEGGFLEVETPLRIPAPAPESHIDPVTSEGWYLHTSPELCMKRLLAAGYQKIFQVCRCWRGGERGIRHLPEFTMLEWYRGMGDYRDLMKDCEGLIRRVAGSLKTGDTINIGETLVSLTSPWERLSVREAFLRHTNISMEQALDEDRFDELMISHIEPQLGIDKPVFLLDYPAERGALARLKSDDSTLAERFELYIAGIELANGFSELTDAQEQRARFLQAASEKESRGAPPSPMPERFLEELDLMPPSAGIALGLDRLVMVLLDKQTIDEVVAFTPEEL, encoded by the coding sequence ATGATGAAAAACTGGCACCTCCGCCGCCGGGCACCGGCACTTGCGGCGCGGGCGCAAGTAATTCAGGAAATACGGCGATTTTTCATAGAAGGGGGGTTTCTCGAAGTGGAGACCCCCCTTCGCATTCCTGCACCTGCGCCTGAATCTCACATCGACCCAGTCACCAGTGAAGGATGGTACCTCCACACTTCACCGGAACTCTGTATGAAGCGATTGCTGGCAGCCGGGTATCAGAAGATATTCCAGGTCTGCCGCTGCTGGCGTGGCGGAGAACGGGGAATCAGGCATCTGCCAGAATTTACCATGTTGGAGTGGTACCGGGGGATGGGCGACTACCGGGACTTGATGAAGGATTGCGAAGGTCTTATACGGAGAGTCGCCGGATCCTTGAAGACGGGCGACACCATCAACATCGGAGAAACGCTAGTGTCGCTCACTTCGCCTTGGGAGCGGTTGTCAGTGCGCGAGGCGTTCCTGAGGCATACTAATATTTCGATGGAACAGGCTCTCGATGAAGACCGGTTCGACGAGCTGATGATATCCCATATAGAGCCACAACTGGGAATCGATAAGCCTGTTTTTCTTCTGGATTATCCTGCGGAGCGGGGAGCGTTGGCTCGGCTGAAATCAGATGACTCGACACTGGCGGAGCGGTTTGAACTGTACATAGCGGGAATCGAGCTTGCCAACGGTTTTTCGGAATTAACAGACGCCCAGGAACAGCGTGCACGATTTCTACAGGCAGCATCGGAAAAGGAATCCCGTGGGGCACCCCCCTCCCCTATGCCGGAGCGGTTTCTGGAGGAATTGGATCTCATGCCTCCAAGCGCCGGGATCGCTCTCGGCCTTGATCGGCTCGTAATGGTGCTTCTCGATAAACAAACAATCGACGAGGTGGTTGCCTTTACACCGGAAGAACTATAA
- the rlmD gene encoding 23S rRNA (uracil(1939)-C(5))-methyltransferase RlmD, whose product MTPKSLQIEKMAFGGAGFGRYDGKACFIPYTARGDVIEFDVVADKKSYLSGKLRDIVLPSPLRVTPPCPVFGACGGCQWQHLPYSEQLNSKQEIFTELLTRIARLEPEVIEPIVGSTEQFGYRTRIQLKVRYISGVLHLGFYRAGSHFVVDIPEHCPITRLPINRLIPRLYGLLSTLPEPDKVPQVDAAAGEDGRVLLTFHYIGGRLDETISFLEKNSHALPEVEGIWLQSGRKASLVHVTGGTALSYCVPDSAGRILRLIFSRGGFSQVNLQQNVKLVETVLEWLQDRRLGRVLDIFCGNGNFSLPLASAADAILGIEGYQPSIDDARENSLKNGIQNAEYVCADAAEGIGKVIERGEYFHTVILDPPRDGARDIVAKLITLKPQVIIYVSCDPATLARDLSLLRKGGYAVVKSRPFDMFPQTYHIESISMLTAVSDEEKDYV is encoded by the coding sequence ATGACTCCCAAATCACTCCAGATAGAAAAAATGGCCTTTGGCGGTGCCGGATTTGGCCGCTACGATGGAAAGGCGTGCTTCATCCCCTATACAGCGCGTGGGGATGTCATTGAGTTTGACGTAGTCGCGGACAAAAAATCTTACCTGTCCGGAAAGTTGCGGGACATCGTTCTACCTTCCCCGCTGCGAGTCACGCCCCCTTGCCCGGTCTTTGGCGCATGTGGCGGTTGTCAGTGGCAGCACCTCCCATATTCGGAACAGCTGAATAGCAAGCAGGAGATATTCACGGAACTTCTTACCCGAATTGCGCGGTTGGAGCCTGAGGTGATAGAACCGATAGTCGGTTCTACGGAGCAGTTCGGATACCGGACAAGGATTCAGTTGAAGGTGCGTTATATTTCGGGGGTGCTTCACCTGGGCTTCTATCGTGCTGGCTCCCATTTTGTTGTCGATATACCTGAACACTGCCCGATAACCCGGCTACCAATCAACCGGCTCATCCCTCGATTGTATGGGCTTCTATCCACCCTTCCGGAGCCTGATAAAGTTCCTCAGGTGGATGCTGCTGCAGGAGAAGACGGCCGTGTCCTCCTCACCTTCCATTACATCGGCGGCCGTCTCGATGAAACAATTTCATTTCTGGAAAAGAATTCTCACGCGCTTCCGGAAGTAGAAGGAATTTGGCTCCAGAGTGGCAGAAAGGCTTCGCTGGTTCATGTTACGGGAGGAACTGCCCTTTCTTACTGTGTGCCAGATTCAGCGGGGCGTATTTTGCGTCTTATTTTCAGCCGTGGAGGTTTTTCCCAGGTAAACCTTCAGCAGAATGTAAAGCTGGTCGAGACTGTGCTCGAGTGGCTTCAGGACCGCCGTCTCGGACGCGTCCTCGATATATTCTGTGGGAACGGCAATTTTTCTCTCCCCCTTGCTTCAGCTGCGGATGCCATTCTAGGTATAGAAGGTTATCAACCGTCCATTGATGATGCCCGTGAGAACAGCCTAAAAAACGGAATTCAGAATGCGGAGTATGTCTGTGCAGATGCGGCAGAGGGGATAGGCAAGGTTATCGAGCGCGGAGAGTACTTCCACACAGTGATCCTTGATCCTCCCCGTGACGGAGCGAGGGATATCGTAGCAAAGCTTATAACGCTCAAGCCGCAGGTGATAATTTATGTATCCTGTGACCCCGCCACTCTTGCCAGAGACCTTTCACTGTTGCGAAAAGGCGGGTATGCGGTCGTGAAAAGCCGGCCGTTCGACATGTTTCCACAGACCTACCACATCGAAAGTATTTCCATGCTCACTGCTGTTTCCGACGAGGAGAAGGACTATGTTTAA
- the rimI gene encoding ribosomal protein S18-alanine N-acetyltransferase: MKGMLSQITICPMSEEDLNDVLLIEAASFPHPWNRTHFLDELKSPHSFPLVAFDAGGRVAGYICAMQVLDEGHILDVAVRPDLRGCGIGRLLVEKVLGMCRQSGADYVSLEVRPSNLAAVELYRRMGFIVTGRRPRYYHDGEDALLMEFIFGDNEEEGDAV; the protein is encoded by the coding sequence ATGAAGGGGATGCTCTCGCAGATAACCATCTGTCCTATGTCCGAGGAAGATCTGAATGATGTCCTCCTCATAGAAGCGGCTTCATTCCCCCACCCGTGGAACAGAACACATTTCCTGGATGAACTTAAATCACCCCATAGCTTCCCTCTGGTCGCTTTTGACGCCGGCGGACGGGTCGCCGGTTACATCTGCGCCATGCAGGTGCTCGATGAGGGGCACATACTTGATGTTGCTGTTCGCCCCGACCTGCGGGGCTGCGGAATAGGACGGCTTTTGGTGGAAAAGGTTCTCGGCATGTGCCGCCAGTCAGGAGCGGATTACGTCTCTCTTGAAGTGCGTCCTTCCAATCTTGCAGCTGTCGAACTTTACCGGCGGATGGGCTTCATCGTCACGGGGCGGCGGCCGCGTTACTACCATGACGGTGAGGATGCCCTGTTGATGGAGTTCATCTTTGGAGATAATGAGGAAGAAGGCGATGCAGTTTAA